A single genomic interval of Microbacterium sp. LWO14-1.2 harbors:
- a CDS encoding cytochrome P450: MALIDLPVRAVRRVGELARDDAPALLTHGYGFGSRIWRRVRAGARSAPMRLLGDDAVFVRGVEGVELFYDADRIARHGAMPAVVQESLFGHGSVHSLDGDDHRHRKATFVDVAYEDEQVARLAPLLEREWDAERRAWLDGGTRSAYDAAVGAFGRAIMRWAGLPGSGAAKTRWAARLAQIVDGFGSPYSPVYLAAVANRWWSDRHAARLIDAVRAGALRAEPGTALYEWAHHRDRDGELLPARVAGVELQNSIRPMIAVARFVAFAAKELHDRPEWRDRIAAETADRGALVGGPLSIMFAQEIRRTAPFVPMLPGWAIADIDIDGQHVDAGGRVVLDLLGTNTDDRFWARSDRFDPERFRDVGDDYESLAAFVPHGGADVPTGHRCPGEKLAISGLAAAIATLSDPRLLILGAGLDVNRRRLPTKPRSGALVRSATASGSRCPFH, encoded by the coding sequence ATGGCACTCATCGATCTCCCCGTGCGGGCCGTCCGCCGCGTCGGCGAACTCGCCCGTGACGACGCTCCCGCCCTCCTCACCCACGGCTACGGCTTCGGATCCCGCATCTGGCGGCGCGTGCGAGCGGGAGCGCGATCGGCGCCGATGCGTCTGCTCGGCGACGACGCGGTGTTCGTGCGAGGCGTCGAGGGCGTCGAGCTGTTCTACGACGCCGATCGCATCGCTCGTCACGGCGCGATGCCCGCGGTCGTACAGGAATCGCTGTTCGGCCACGGGTCCGTGCACAGCCTCGACGGCGACGACCACCGGCACCGCAAGGCGACGTTCGTCGACGTCGCGTACGAGGACGAGCAGGTCGCCCGCCTCGCGCCTCTCCTCGAACGCGAGTGGGATGCCGAGCGCCGGGCGTGGCTCGACGGCGGCACGCGCAGCGCGTACGACGCGGCGGTCGGCGCCTTCGGGCGGGCGATCATGCGGTGGGCCGGGCTTCCTGGTTCCGGAGCGGCGAAGACGCGTTGGGCGGCTCGTCTCGCGCAGATCGTCGACGGCTTCGGATCGCCGTACTCGCCGGTGTACCTCGCCGCCGTCGCGAACCGGTGGTGGTCCGACCGGCATGCCGCCCGCCTCATCGATGCCGTGCGCGCGGGCGCCCTGCGTGCCGAGCCGGGAACCGCCCTGTACGAGTGGGCGCACCACCGCGACCGCGACGGCGAGCTGCTGCCGGCGCGGGTGGCCGGTGTCGAGCTGCAGAACAGCATCCGTCCGATGATCGCGGTCGCGCGGTTCGTCGCGTTCGCCGCGAAGGAGCTGCACGACCGCCCCGAGTGGCGAGACCGCATCGCCGCCGAGACGGCCGATCGCGGAGCACTGGTCGGCGGTCCGCTGTCGATCATGTTCGCGCAGGAGATCCGTCGCACGGCGCCGTTCGTGCCCATGCTCCCCGGATGGGCGATCGCCGACATCGACATCGACGGCCAGCACGTCGACGCCGGCGGACGGGTCGTGCTCGACCTGCTCGGGACCAACACCGACGACCGGTTCTGGGCGCGCTCCGACCGCTTCGACCCGGAGCGCTTCCGCGACGTGGGCGACGACTACGAGTCGCTCGCCGCGTTCGTCCCGCACGGCGGCGCCGACGTGCCGACCGGCCACCGCTGCCCGGGCGAGAAGCTCGCGATCTCCGGCCTCGCCGCGGCGATCGCGACGCTGAGCGACCCGCGCCTGCTCATCCTCGGCGCCGGCCTCGACGTGAACCGGCGCCGCCTGCCCACCAAGCCGCGGTCCGGCGCACTGGTGCGGTCGGCGACGGCATCCGGCAGTCGCTGCCCGTTCCACTGA
- a CDS encoding alcohol dehydrogenase catalytic domain-containing protein: MKALTWQGTRRVAVEEVPDPVIERPTDAIVRITSSAICGSDLHLYELLGPFLDRGDILGHEPMGVVVEVGSEVTNLSVGDRVVIPFTISCGHCFFCRQGLQSQCETTQVREYGSGATLFGYTKLYGQVPGGQAEYLRVPLADYNHIKVASDLPDDRYLFLSDILPTAWQGVEYANVPDGGTLAVMGLGPVGQFVSRIGVHRGYRVLAVDPVAERREMASRHGVETFDLSDDVVSELRDLTEGRGADAVVDAVGMEAHGNPGVGIVQKAVGLLPDALAQQMMDKAGIDRLAALHASIDAVRRGGTVSLSGVYAGDADIMPMKTMFDKQISLRMGQCNVKRWTDDLLPLVEDLSDPLGVMDLTTHSAPLEDAPALYETFQRKEDGCIKVVLRPSTV, translated from the coding sequence ATGAAGGCACTCACCTGGCAGGGCACCCGCAGAGTGGCGGTCGAGGAGGTCCCGGACCCGGTCATCGAGCGGCCGACCGACGCGATCGTGCGCATCACGTCTTCGGCGATCTGCGGGTCCGACCTGCATCTGTACGAGCTCCTGGGACCGTTCCTCGACCGCGGAGACATCCTCGGGCACGAGCCGATGGGAGTCGTCGTCGAGGTCGGCAGCGAGGTCACGAACCTGTCGGTCGGTGACCGCGTGGTCATCCCGTTCACGATCTCGTGCGGGCACTGCTTCTTCTGCCGGCAGGGACTGCAGTCGCAGTGCGAGACGACCCAGGTGCGCGAGTACGGCAGCGGCGCGACGCTGTTCGGGTACACGAAGCTCTACGGGCAGGTGCCCGGTGGTCAGGCCGAGTATCTCCGCGTGCCGCTCGCGGACTACAACCACATCAAGGTCGCGTCCGATCTGCCGGACGACCGCTACCTGTTCCTCAGCGACATCCTGCCGACGGCGTGGCAGGGCGTGGAGTATGCGAACGTCCCGGACGGCGGCACGCTCGCGGTGATGGGTCTCGGGCCCGTCGGACAGTTCGTGTCTCGCATCGGCGTGCACCGCGGCTACCGCGTTCTCGCGGTGGACCCCGTGGCGGAGCGCCGCGAGATGGCATCCCGTCACGGCGTCGAAACCTTCGATCTCTCCGACGACGTCGTGTCCGAGCTGCGCGATCTCACGGAGGGACGGGGAGCGGATGCCGTCGTCGACGCCGTCGGCATGGAAGCGCACGGCAACCCCGGCGTGGGCATCGTGCAGAAGGCCGTCGGGCTGCTCCCGGACGCCCTCGCGCAGCAGATGATGGACAAGGCGGGCATCGACCGTCTCGCCGCGCTGCACGCCTCGATCGACGCGGTGCGCCGAGGCGGGACGGTGTCACTGAGTGGCGTCTACGCGGGCGACGCCGACATCATGCCGATGAAGACGATGTTCGACAAGCAGATCAGTCTGCGCATGGGGCAGTGCAATGTCAAACGCTGGACGGACGACCTGCTGCCTCTCGTCGAGGACCTCAGCGACCCGCTCGGAGTCATGGACCTCACGACGCACAGTGCACCGCTCGAGGACGCACCGGCCCTGTATGAGACGTTCCAGCGCAAGGAGGACGGCTGCATCAAGGTCGTGCTGCGCCCGTCGACGGTCTGA
- a CDS encoding SRPBCC family protein: MAKNVRTLDCRPDDVFGVLGDGWLYPGWVVGASRMRDVDETWPQPGAELHHSVGVWPALLDDTTVVEEWDPPRKMVMRAKGWPIGEARVTIRVRTYDGGCMVRIDEEPVNGPATLLPGFLTTPLLRWRNSETLHRLAYLAEGRAR, translated from the coding sequence ATGGCGAAGAACGTACGCACCCTGGACTGCCGCCCAGACGACGTGTTCGGAGTGCTCGGCGACGGCTGGCTCTACCCCGGATGGGTGGTCGGCGCATCCCGCATGCGCGACGTCGACGAGACCTGGCCACAGCCGGGCGCCGAGCTGCACCACTCCGTGGGCGTCTGGCCCGCCCTGCTCGACGACACGACAGTCGTGGAGGAATGGGATCCGCCGCGGAAGATGGTCATGCGCGCCAAGGGGTGGCCCATCGGCGAGGCACGCGTCACGATCCGCGTGCGGACGTACGACGGCGGATGCATGGTGCGCATCGACGAGGAACCGGTGAACGGTCCGGCGACGCTGCTGCCCGGATTCCTCACCACTCCCCTGTTGCGGTGGCGCAACTCGGAGACCCTGCACCGGCTCGCCTACCTCGCCGAGGGGCGGGCGCGCTGA